The DNA region ATCTTGTAGAAGCTGCACCGCTTATAATCAACAAAAATCCTGACATTCGTTTCCTCATAGTTGGAGATGGTGAAATGAAAAAAACATTGCAGCGGCGCTGTAACGAACTCGGAATATCAGATTATTTTATCTGGACCGGTTTTATAGAATATGAAATAGTACCAACATTTATTTCAGCATTTGATATTGCCGTGGCATTCTTCAAGAAAGTCAGAAGCAATTATGGTTCACCTATGAAAATTTTTGAATATTTATCATGCGCAAAACCTGTCCTTGCAAGCAATTATCCTGAATATGGCCAATTTGTCGAATCTTTGGGCGCAGGTATCTCTGCAAATCCTGAAGACAAAGAAGAGCTTTCTGAAAAAATCTGTGGTCTTTTAAATAACGAAGAAAATCTCATTCAAATGGGTAAAAAAGGACGAGAAGCTGTCCTTAAAATGCATACTTGGGAAAAGCGTGCAGAAGAGATGAGCAGACTTATCAATTCAATGATTAGTAATTATGGAAAAAATTAATATAGTCCATATTATTTCAGGCGGAGGAATAGGAGGAGGAGAAAAATTTCTTCAAATCTTCGCCAAATATAGCGACAAAGAAAAAATTGCTTTGCATTTTGTTGTTCCTGAAAAAGGTGTGCTTTACGAAAAATTGTCATTCTTTGGCTATAAACCAAAGGTGATAGACATAAACAAAAGTCTTTTCAGTTTTGAAACTTTTTTGCGCCTAAAAAGATATTTGATCCGTTCAAAAACTGACATTGTTCACACTCATGGCGCAAGAGCAAATTATTATGGAAGAATTGCAGCTTACTTCGCAAAAGTACCTGTCATAATATCGACAATTCATAATTCAATAAACGACTATCCTATAAATGCATTGAAGAAAAAATTTTATATCTATATTGACCGATTAACCTCTTCTTTTGTTTCAGAAATCGTTTCAGTTTCAAATTATATCAAAGAAAGTTTGGTTAACGATTATAAAATAGCAGAAGAAAAGATAACAACTATCTACCCTGCCGTTGATTTTCAATCGCTGTTGCCCGATATTACGACTTCGGCAATGAAAAAAAAGTTATCGATACCTGAGTCTTCCTTGGTGATTGGACAAATTGGCCGGATGACTAATCAAAAGGGGTTTGAATATTCCATCCTTAGCGCAAAAAAAATCATCTCTCAATTTAACAATGTCTATTTCCTTTTTGTAGGAGATGGTGAACTAAAAAAAAGGTTAGAAGAAAAATGTATTTCCCTTGGAATTAAAGAAAAATGTATCTTTACGGGCTTTGTTGATAATGTCGGGAATGTATATCAAATTATCGATATACTCCTTATGCCTTCCCTATCAGAGGGTTTTCCTGTAACGCTAATTGAGGCAGCTTTTTTCGAAAAGCCGGAAATAGCGGCAAAAGTCTCGGGAATTCCTGAATTTATCAAAGATGGGGTCAACGGGATTCTTATTCCTCCGGCTGATAGCAGGGCGCTTGAAGCGGCAATTGAAAAACTTATCAGAAACAAAGATATGCGGATAAGGCTTGGCAAAGAAGCAAAAAATCGTGTTTCTGAATTATTTTCTCCTGCACATATGCTTAAAAAGTATTTAAATATTTATGAAAAGCATATTGAGAAAGATTTCTAATAGGAGGGTAAAAAGAAATGGATTTACAAGCTAAAAACTGGCTGAAAAGAATCCTTTACCCATTTCGAAAAAAATTGGGCGAATTTGTTATAAATGAAAAGGATACAATCTTTTCAAAAGCAGGAAGTTTCATAGCAGGAAATAAAATTGAAGGCGATTACCTTGAATTTGGAGTTTATTCAGGACAAAGTTTTTCCCTCGCATATAATCTTATTCGCAATTCATTCTTAGAATCATTTACTCCCTCAATATGGAATAGCGAAGAAGACTGCGAAGAAAGGAAAAAGCTGTGGAATAAGATGAAATTTATTGCCTTTGACTCCTTTGAAGGTTTGCCAACTCCTAAAGGAATCGACAAATTATCTGCCGATTTCAAGGAGGGAAAATATTCCAATACAAAAGAAAATTTTCTTAAAAATATAAAAGCAAGCGGTGTCCCATTAGATAAAGTAAAAGTCGTCGAAGGTTGGTTTGAAGACACTTTAACTGATGAAACAAGAGAAAAAGAGAATATTAAAAGTGCATCAATAGTACATATTGACTCTGACCTTTATGAATCAGCAGTCCTTGTATTGAAATTCATCAAACCTCTTCTTAGAGATGGAACAATAATAATTTTTGATGATTGGTTTACTTTCAGGGGAAATCCTGCACTTGGAGAACAAAGGGCATTCTTTGAATGGCTCAAAGAGAATCAGGATTGGACTGCCACCCAATATCAAAAGGAAGGCGTTTGGAGAAATAGTTTCATAATGAATAAAAAAACCAATAGAAAGTTTTAGAAAAATTAAAAAAAAAAATCAGGTGTGCTCATTCACGAAGTTTATTTCCTAAACGTTCCAAGATAGTGATTATTATGAGAAAAACTATTCCTTGAAATACCAAAATTATTAAATCAAAGTTGTCGGCATTTCTAAGAGCAAGTGCTGAGCATCCCATAGCTATATTAATGAGATAGATAAAAAGAACAGTTTTTCTCCTGTCAGTAAGGAGGGCATTCATCCTATGATGAAGATGGTCTTTCCCTACATATTCAATCCACTCTTTGAAATTGGTGACTTTTCCGCTAATAATTCTTTCAACTGTAATGTAAATCATATCGTATATCAAAATGCTGAATATGAAAAGAGGCGCCACTATCGAGACAATTGTGCTGTTTTCAGACCAATCCCCCTGAATTGCCATACAGGCAAGGGTAAATCCTAAAAAATTTGAACCACTATCTCCAAGGAAGATACTTGCATCCTCTCTCAATCTAAAGTTATAAGGGAGGAAACCAAGACACCCTCCAATCATTGCTATAGCCACCCATCCAAGGAAAGGTTGAGAATTTTGAAAGGCAAGAAAACCTAAAAAAGCTGAAATGATGATGGAAAGGCCTGCCGCCAGTCCATCCATACCATCAAAAAAATTCATCGAATTAGTAAT from Candidatus Schekmanbacteria bacterium includes:
- a CDS encoding undecaprenyl/decaprenyl-phosphate alpha-N-acetylglucosaminyl 1-phosphate transferase, with the translated sequence MNKGLFGTFTIVLLFLLIPKIRFFFNSTGIRWIYILLVSLISSYLLTPIASSISYKKNFLDIPNETRKIHSQATPLLGGFAVYLAFLASLSLNNIFSPDLVAIISSVTLIMLSGLFDIKYHLPASVRLFIQLLAVAIVIYAGVILKLFPKDSFLWYFNIPLTILWIVGITNSMNFFDGMDGLAAGLSIIISAFLGFLAFQNSQPFLGWVAIAMIGGCLGFLPYNFRLREDASIFLGDSGSNFLGFTLACMAIQGDWSENSTIVSIVAPLFIFSILIYDMIYITVERIISGKVTNFKEWIEYVGKDHLHHRMNALLTDRRKTVLFIYLINIAMGCSALALRNADNFDLIILVFQGIVFLIIITILERLGNKLRE
- a CDS encoding glycosyltransferase family 1 protein encodes the protein MEKINIVHIISGGGIGGGEKFLQIFAKYSDKEKIALHFVVPEKGVLYEKLSFFGYKPKVIDINKSLFSFETFLRLKRYLIRSKTDIVHTHGARANYYGRIAAYFAKVPVIISTIHNSINDYPINALKKKFYIYIDRLTSSFVSEIVSVSNYIKESLVNDYKIAEEKITTIYPAVDFQSLLPDITTSAMKKKLSIPESSLVIGQIGRMTNQKGFEYSILSAKKIISQFNNVYFLFVGDGELKKRLEEKCISLGIKEKCIFTGFVDNVGNVYQIIDILLMPSLSEGFPVTLIEAAFFEKPEIAAKVSGIPEFIKDGVNGILIPPADSRALEAAIEKLIRNKDMRIRLGKEAKNRVSELFSPAHMLKKYLNIYEKHIEKDF